The Pandoraea apista genomic interval ACGCTCCTTGTCCCCATCGGGGATTCGATCCAACCCAATGTATTCCCAGAACTCCTCGGCGGCCGCCAGTCCCTCTTCGCCGTCGGCGAGCAGGCACGCCAGCGCGTCCGCACGATAGTTCGCGGGCAACACGTCGATAGACAGGATCAACGCGTCCATCACGCGCTGCTTACGACTGCCCTTGAAGAAGTGTTCCGTGATGTCGCTGACGAACTGCGACCACGCACCAGATTGACTGCCGGCCCTGGCCGCAGCCGCCCATTGGCCCATCAGCGCCATGTTCTGCTTCAACGGCTCCCGGAAGAAATCGAAGTCTGCTGCCGGGCCCGGCGCCAGTTCCCCCGCCACGGCCTCTTGCAACTGTCTGACTGACACTACCGGCAGACGATTTGGCAAACCGATATGGGGAACTGGCTGTGCAGCGGTCTCGAATGGCGACCGAATCATACCCGCCGCTTTGAGCCTTACCGTCTGCAGATCGGCGATGAAATTCTCATGCCGTCGATGCCCCGGTTGATGCCTCAGGGGGAACGTCATGGGGACAATGCCGATCGTTGCGACGCCTATGGGATTCATCGTCCATCTCCTTTGCTGGTGGGAGATAGCATCCTGCCCGTGCTGCAACATTCGGTTTTGCGTAACCAGCGGCAGACTTGCACTTTCGATGAATGTGCGGCGCTGCCCTCAATGTCACTTGCCGTTGTCCGCCCATCGCCAGGCAGGCCGCTCCAGCGCGCGCTGGCCCTGAATCGTGGTGGCGGAAAATACCTTCTCGAGTTTGATCGCATTGCATTCCGGATCATCTTCCAGCGCAGCCGCGAGCCGATTCGAATGGGAGACGATCCAAAGCTGCGAGTGTTTTGCGGCGCGTCGGATCAAACGCGCCAAGGCGGGCATCAGATCCGGGTGCAAGCTCGCCTCGGGCTCGTTGAGCACCATCAATTCGGGCGGACGCGCCGTGAGCAACGCGGCGATCAGCAACAGATAACGCAGCGTCCCGTCGGACAACTCCGCCGCGCTCAAGGGACGCAGTAGGCCGTGTTGATGAAACGCGAGCGAGAAGAGACCTCCCGGTTGCGCATCGATCTCCACATGCGCGCCGGGGAACGCATCGGAAACCGCTTCGTCGAGGGCCGCAGGGTCGCCGATCTCACGAATGGTCTGCCACGCCGCAGCGAGGTCGTGGCCATCCTGATGCAGAACACGGGTGCGAGTCCCGATTTGGGATATGCGCGCAGGCGCATCGACGTCGGTGCGGAAATGATCGTAGAAGCGCCAGTCGCGCATGCGCTCACGCACCGTGAATACCTCCGGGCAAGCGGCGTCGTTGCCGATATGAGAAAACAGGCTTTCGTAACGGGGCAGACTGCTCGTGAGAATGTCCCACTCTCTGCCAGACTTCCGACGCACCACGCCGCCATCCCGGTCGACGAGGGTGCTGGCCGGACGCAGAAAATCCCCTGCCCATAGACTTTCCCGCTTGAACTCCGGGTCCAGTGCGAAGGCAGAAACCGGGCCGGCGTTGCCGACATATCCCATGCACACGGCATAACCGAACGTGTCGCTGCTGAACCCGAGCCGCAACCGCGAGCGCTTACGGCGCAGGCCACCCTCCACCGGAACCTCCCCTCGCTGCATGCGCGCGCTGATCTCCTCCGGGCCCGCCCACATTACCGAGTTCAGTCCGCCCTCGCGCGCGAGCGGCGCAACGATGCCGTCCTTGGCCGTACTCGCCAGCAGCCGCAGCGCGCGATAAAGATTCGACTTCCCACTGCCGTTGGCGCCACTGATGACGTTTAGCCGTGTCAGCGGCATGACGAGCGATTGGATGGAACGATAGTTGTCAATGGCGAGCGCGGTGAGCATGGCATGCCTGGAAGCGACGTTTGGAAGCTCGCACAATACCCGGTCGCGCGAGACCGGAGAGGGGCACTCCCAACCTCATGTTGCAGCTCACATCCGAGATATTCGTTCAGCGCCGGCGGCTCTCGTCGATCATGCTCAAGCGAGTCAGGCGTCGTTCAACCACCATGCCGGGGTGAAAGCCACCGTCCCGACTGAGACTGAAGCGCCCCAAAGGCAGCGAAATGCGTCGACAGTTGGCCAGCCCCGTCGATTGGCGGCGCAACGAAACGCCCCTGTGCTCGCGCGTCTTCGGGTGTCAGGCCGAAGCTCGCCGCAAATGCCTTGCGATACTTGCCCGCGTCGGGAAAGCCAAAATCGGCGGCAATCTTCGCTATCGTCCAGGTACCTTTGCTCGGATCGAGCAAAGCGCGATAGCTGGCGTTAAGACGACGGCTGCGGATCACGCCGACGATCCCGCCATCCTCTGCAAATGCACGATACAAGTGGGCGCGAGAAATACGAAAGCGCTGCGCGAGAAGCGCCGGCCCGAGTTCCGGGTGCCCCAGGTGGTTTTCGATGAAAGCGAGCAGACGCTCGCGCAACGCCCTGCCAAGCACGGACTTTGGCTCGGCCTGTGCCGGGGGCGCGCTGGTGAGCCCCGCCGTCAATAAGGTCACAAGGGCGTCCTGCACGGCAATGTCTTCGCTGGCCGACAAGTCCGCCGACACGGCGTGCAGGCCGCGCAGGTATTCCACGAGCAGTCGTGTAATAGGCAGCCCGGGCTTGAGCACAAATCCGTGCAGATCTCGGCTGCCCAGCAACGTCTCGATGCCCGCACGCGGCACCGTCGTCGCCAGCCGTACCCCGGCATCGACGTCGCACTCGTAGGTTCGCGCGAGATCGATGACACAGATACTGCCCGGCGCGGCCACGACATCTCGGCCGGCAAAGTTGCCGCGAATCGAGCCCGCTACCAGCACATGAATGAGATAGTGGTCCAGTCCACCCTGCGCAATGGTTCGCTTGTCTCGCACGTAGCGCTGGGCGTTGAACTTCGTCGAGCCCAGCGTCAACCCCGCCACATGGCGAATCAACATCGTCCCTTCGAGAGGGCCGGCGTCTGCGCGCGCGGAGCGCAATGTCTCGCAGAACGGCCGTGTGAGGTCTCGCCAAAATTCGTCACGCAGCGAAGGCTCAATCGCGTCGGTCGAAATGCGGATGTCCGTATATGCCATGATGCCTCCCCTTCTTCGTGCCCAACGCTACCGGACAGGTCAATTCTCGTTGACAGGGAGCTTACCAAATTCACATCGATTTCGAAGGATAACCAACGATATTCCTCTCGACACCGCGTCGAGTGCGAGTTCACCTGTCGGATCTTCGCAACGCGCCGCCGAACGCCTTACCGAGCGTCTTGGGATGCTTCGGCACGGCATCGTTATGAACAACCAGGGTATGGGTGTTCCACTCGTTCACCCATACCCCCCAATACCCCCCCTTACCCCCCAAGGGGTTTTATCGCACGAGGAACCCCGCGCCTACCGGGTCCTTGCGATCGATGATCCAGCGAGCGGTACCCAGAACGCTGGCAGTGCCCTTAACTGTCGGGCGCACAGCGCGTGTGCCGTTCAGATCCACTTCACCGAGCAGGCAACCTTCAAACGTTCCGCTGCCAAGCAAGCCTTCGGTCAAAATCGGCTGGTTCATCTTCAGTTGGCCCCGAGCTTCGAACATCGCCATCATCGCGCTGGTACCCGTGCCGCCGGGCGAACGATCGAGCTGTCCGGCACTAAACACGTGAACGTTCTTGTAAAACGCACCCTCGATCGTCGGCGAATGCCAGAACGTCACGTAGTTCAGGTTGTTCACATGGGCCTGCGTCGGATGCTGGATGCGCATCTTCGCATTGATCTGATCGCGCACCGACACACCGAGGCGCGACAGTTCGCTGCCGTTCTCCGGCGAGATTCTCAGGTTGCAACCGTTCAGGTCGACGATACCGAAGTAGTTACCGCCCCACACGATGTCCGCCTTGAGATCGCCATAGCCCGGCAGATGTACCGGAACGTCTTGCGCCGCAACATACGCCGGCACGTTCTCGAAGCGAGTCCACAGGACTTCGTCGCCTTCGGTTGCCACTTCCGCGACCACAAGACCCGCCGTCGTTTCAAAGCGAATGCGCGTAATGCCGTTCGGGCCCCGCGGCACGAAACCGTGAGCGACCATCGCCATGGCGACAGCAATAGTGCCGTGACCGCACATGTGCGAGTACTCGGTGCCGTCGATGTAGATCAGACCGGCATCGAACGCCTGACTCGACGGCGGGGTAAGGAACACCCCGAACATATCCCGGTGGCCGCGCGGCTCACGCATGAGCGCCATGCGCAACCAGTCGTAATTGGCTTCGAGAAAAGCGCGCTTTTCCAGAATGGTGGATCCCGCCGGATAGGGAATACCGCTGTGGATGATGCAAAGCGGCTCACCTTCGGTGTGAGTGTAGATGACGTCGAACGCGTCTTGCTTGCGCATAGCAATGGCTCCAGAAGAGTCAGTTGAGGATTAGCTGCGGTCGGACAACATGTCGAGACCGATGGTGAGATCCAGGATCACGATCGCCGCAACGGCTACCAGAATCGTCGCGCCGGACACCGCGGCGATCGTCGGGTCGATCGTGTACTGCACGTAATTGAACAACTTGACCGGAATGGTGTTGAGATCTGCCGTCGTGTTGAAGATCGAAAGCTCGACGTTGATCCATGACGAAATGAACGCGAAGATCGAGCCGGTCACGATGCCCGGCCGGATGCGCGGCAGGATGACGAGGAAGAACGTAGTCCACGGATTTGCCCCCAGATCGCTCGACGCTTCTTCCAGCGCGCGTTGCTCCGGGGTCATCATCGAGAGCACCGAGCGCAACACAAACGGCGCGACGATAATCGTGTGGCCGATCAGAAGCGACAGGAAACTGCGCGTCAGACCGAAGTAGCCACCGAACTGCAACAGCGCCGCGCCGAGCACGATATGCGGCAGTGTCAGCGGCGCCATCAGAATCGCCGTCAGCGTGCCTTTGCCACGAAACTCGTATCGCGCCAGCACCAGCGACGCGGGCACCGTCAGCAACAGCGACAGCACCGTGGCCGTGAACGCCAGCGTCGTGCTTGTCGAGAAAGCCGCCAGATAACTCTGGTCGTGCAGCATCTGCTGGTACCAGCGCAACGTAATGCCCTGCGGCGGAAACGCCAGGAACTCGGTATGGGTCAGCGAACTGCCCAGAATCACCACGAGCGGCAACATCAGATAGGCGAGCACGGCCCATGCCACCAGACGGACGGAAAAGCGCGCAATCATCGGACACCTCCCCGCACCACGCCGATGCGTCCCGCCATGGCCACCATCGCCAACGTGAACACCAGCAAAACGATGCTGAGCGCACCACCGTAGTGGACGTCGAACGTCGAACTGTATTGTTGGAAAATCAGCATCGAGAGCACCGTTACGCGTCCGCCGGAGAGCAGTGCCGGTGTGACATACGCGGAGACCGCGAGCGTAAAGACCATGATCGCGCCCGCCACGATGCCGGGCATCGTCAAGGGCAGCGTGACGTGAAAGAACGTCTCGTGAGGCTTCGCACCAAGATCGGCGGACGCCTGCTCAAGCGAAGTGTCTACGCGTGCCAGCGAATTACCGGCCGCCAGCACAACGAACGGCAGCAGCACGTACACCATACCGATGAGAATGCCTGTCTCCGTGCCGAGAAAACGAATCGGGCGTTCGATCTGTCCGGTCGCCAACAGCGCTTCGTTGATCAGGCCGTTGCGTCCCAGCAGCACCATCCAGCCAAACGAGCGGACGATGTTGCTCGTGAGCATTGGCACGACGAGCAGAATCACGCAGGCGCGGCGCCACGCCTGCCAGCGGACGATACGCACGAG includes:
- a CDS encoding AAA family ATPase, with the translated sequence MLTALAIDNYRSIQSLVMPLTRLNVISGANGSGKSNLYRALRLLASTAKDGIVAPLAREGGLNSVMWAGPEEISARMQRGEVPVEGGLRRKRSRLRLGFSSDTFGYAVCMGYVGNAGPVSAFALDPEFKRESLWAGDFLRPASTLVDRDGGVVRRKSGREWDILTSSLPRYESLFSHIGNDAACPEVFTVRERMRDWRFYDHFRTDVDAPARISQIGTRTRVLHQDGHDLAAAWQTIREIGDPAALDEAVSDAFPGAHVEIDAQPGGLFSLAFHQHGLLRPLSAAELSDGTLRYLLLIAALLTARPPELMVLNEPEASLHPDLMPALARLIRRAAKHSQLWIVSHSNRLAAALEDDPECNAIKLEKVFSATTIQGQRALERPAWRWADNGK
- a CDS encoding helix-turn-helix domain-containing protein, producing MAYTDIRISTDAIEPSLRDEFWRDLTRPFCETLRSARADAGPLEGTMLIRHVAGLTLGSTKFNAQRYVRDKRTIAQGGLDHYLIHVLVAGSIRGNFAGRDVVAAPGSICVIDLARTYECDVDAGVRLATTVPRAGIETLLGSRDLHGFVLKPGLPITRLLVEYLRGLHAVSADLSASEDIAVQDALVTLLTAGLTSAPPAQAEPKSVLGRALRERLLAFIENHLGHPELGPALLAQRFRISRAHLYRAFAEDGGIVGVIRSRRLNASYRALLDPSKGTWTIAKIAADFGFPDAGKYRKAFAASFGLTPEDARAQGRFVAPPIDGAGQLSTHFAAFGALQSQSGRWLSPRHGG
- a CDS encoding proline racemase family protein — its product is MRKQDAFDVIYTHTEGEPLCIIHSGIPYPAGSTILEKRAFLEANYDWLRMALMREPRGHRDMFGVFLTPPSSQAFDAGLIYIDGTEYSHMCGHGTIAVAMAMVAHGFVPRGPNGITRIRFETTAGLVVAEVATEGDEVLWTRFENVPAYVAAQDVPVHLPGYGDLKADIVWGGNYFGIVDLNGCNLRISPENGSELSRLGVSVRDQINAKMRIQHPTQAHVNNLNYVTFWHSPTIEGAFYKNVHVFSAGQLDRSPGGTGTSAMMAMFEARGQLKMNQPILTEGLLGSGTFEGCLLGEVDLNGTRAVRPTVKGTASVLGTARWIIDRKDPVGAGFLVR
- a CDS encoding ABC transporter permease; this encodes MIARFSVRLVAWAVLAYLMLPLVVILGSSLTHTEFLAFPPQGITLRWYQQMLHDQSYLAAFSTSTTLAFTATVLSLLLTVPASLVLARYEFRGKGTLTAILMAPLTLPHIVLGAALLQFGGYFGLTRSFLSLLIGHTIIVAPFVLRSVLSMMTPEQRALEEASSDLGANPWTTFFLVILPRIRPGIVTGSIFAFISSWINVELSIFNTTADLNTIPVKLFNYVQYTIDPTIAAVSGATILVAVAAIVILDLTIGLDMLSDRS
- a CDS encoding ABC transporter permease, with product MNPALSLPTQHEGTHRWRLAPVWMIGVPLLFFAAFFLAPLAVVLVASLTAGNTLGLSALTFANYARVLADHYHWDVTLVTFRIACLTTVFCVILGYPLAWYLVRIVRWQAWRRACVILLVVPMLTSNIVRSFGWMVLLGRNGLINEALLATGQIERPIRFLGTETGILIGMVYVLLPFVVLAAGNSLARVDTSLEQASADLGAKPHETFFHVTLPLTMPGIVAGAIMVFTLAVSAYVTPALLSGGRVTVLSMLIFQQYSSTFDVHYGGALSIVLLVFTLAMVAMAGRIGVVRGGVR